A single region of the Pontibacter kalidii genome encodes:
- a CDS encoding DUF1573 domain-containing protein: MKKNLFLVAGMAITMFATSCENNKTGNDTVAENTTATEAPVQPIENPNVVATTAQGETATAGNSAVMSFEQTEYDFGSIKEGETIEHTFEFTNTGSTPLVIESATATCGCTVPEWTKTPVAPGQKGSVAVKFNSNGKPGQQQPTVTIRANTEPNIVRVAMKGSVEPKNRMPVAGSDGPVRRN; this comes from the coding sequence ATGAAAAAGAATCTGTTTCTGGTAGCAGGTATGGCAATAACTATGTTTGCCACAAGCTGCGAAAATAACAAGACTGGCAACGATACAGTAGCGGAGAACACCACAGCGACGGAGGCTCCTGTGCAGCCGATCGAGAATCCGAACGTGGTGGCTACAACTGCCCAGGGCGAGACTGCAACTGCGGGTAACTCCGCCGTGATGAGCTTTGAGCAGACAGAGTACGACTTTGGCTCTATTAAGGAAGGCGAGACCATCGAGCACACCTTCGAGTTTACCAACACCGGCAGCACGCCGCTTGTAATCGAGAGCGCCACGGCTACCTGCGGTTGTACCGTGCCCGAGTGGACCAAAACACCGGTTGCCCCTGGCCAGAAAGGTTCTGTGGCGGTTAAGTTTAACAGCAACGGCAAGCCAGGCCAGCAGCAGCCAACTGTTACCATTCGTGCCAACACCGAGCCCAATATCGTGCGTGTGGCCATGAAGGGTAGCGTTGAGCCGAAGAACAGAATGCCTGTAGCGGGCTCAGACGGCCCGGTGCGCCGCAACTAA
- the yajC gene encoding preprotein translocase subunit YajC, producing MNTILLQTPDGGMLPQLLMFGAIILVFYFFMIRPQQKKVRDQKKFREELTKGMTVVTIGGLHGKLIALDDDTITLEVDKGVRLTFDKTAVSMEATMKVQNPA from the coding sequence ATGAATACTATACTTCTTCAGACTCCGGATGGCGGCATGCTGCCTCAGTTGCTTATGTTCGGGGCCATTATCCTGGTGTTTTACTTCTTCATGATCCGTCCGCAGCAGAAAAAAGTACGTGACCAGAAGAAGTTCCGCGAGGAGCTGACAAAAGGCATGACCGTGGTCACCATAGGTGGCCTGCATGGCAAACTGATTGCATTAGACGACGACACCATCACGTTAGAAGTGGACAAGGGCGTACGCCTGACATTCGATAAAACCGCCGTCTCCATGGAAGCGACCATGAAGGTGCAAAACCCCGCATAA
- a CDS encoding YbbR-like domain-containing protein, with amino-acid sequence MRPFQPRTKQYWRVVLLCFVAASTFWLLNALNKSYSTQTSYPIRFVYDENELIPIKPLPQEIAINVTGKGWKLLRKSLRVEVQPAEIYIRDLPRNNYLLGSALRPSLVNALDGLQLNFVVTDTIYFDFDPKVQKRMALRLDPSQQLTNNQHAVVGPVRISPDSITFTGPASLIDSLPDPFLLRLPEQTLTEPAKVPVPINYNYKSLVEADVEQAHVIVNVKSLVSEERQVLPELVNVPEGASLNLRPPIVVLRYQVLQDSMSLLNRAAFKVVLNYNRFNPIDSTLVPELVQQPRGIRNVQVWPNRIRVSRR; translated from the coding sequence ATGAGGCCATTTCAGCCACGGACAAAGCAATACTGGCGAGTAGTATTGCTTTGTTTCGTGGCGGCCTCTACCTTCTGGCTCCTCAACGCCCTCAATAAAAGCTACAGTACGCAAACCTCTTATCCCATCCGGTTTGTGTACGATGAAAACGAACTTATTCCCATCAAGCCGTTGCCGCAGGAGATCGCCATTAACGTGACCGGCAAGGGATGGAAACTGCTGCGCAAGAGCCTTCGGGTGGAGGTGCAGCCAGCTGAGATCTATATCCGCGACCTGCCGCGCAACAACTACCTGCTGGGCTCCGCCCTGCGCCCCTCCCTGGTAAACGCCCTCGACGGCCTCCAGCTTAACTTCGTGGTGACCGATACCATCTACTTCGACTTTGATCCGAAGGTGCAGAAACGAATGGCCCTGCGCCTGGACCCGAGCCAGCAGCTGACGAATAACCAGCACGCCGTGGTGGGGCCGGTGCGCATCAGCCCCGACAGTATCACCTTTACCGGCCCCGCTTCGCTGATCGACAGCCTGCCGGACCCTTTCCTGTTGCGCCTGCCCGAGCAAACACTGACCGAGCCTGCCAAGGTGCCTGTTCCGATCAACTACAACTATAAGTCGTTGGTGGAGGCTGATGTGGAGCAGGCGCACGTAATCGTGAACGTGAAGAGCCTGGTATCGGAGGAGCGGCAGGTGCTGCCGGAGCTGGTGAATGTGCCCGAGGGTGCCTCGCTTAACCTGCGACCGCCCATCGTGGTGCTGCGCTACCAGGTGCTGCAGGACTCCATGTCGCTGCTGAATCGCGCTGCCTTTAAAGTGGTGCTAAACTACAACAGGTTTAACCCCATTGACTCCACGCTGGTGCCGGAGCTGGTACAGCAGCCGCGCGGTATACGCAACGTGCAGGTATGGCCTAACCGCATAAGGGTTTCCAGGAGATAA
- the coaE gene encoding dephospho-CoA kinase (Dephospho-CoA kinase (CoaE) performs the final step in coenzyme A biosynthesis.) — MLKIGITGGIGTGKTIVSRLFAVLGVPVYDADTRAKWVMHHNQALREELLKAFGPATFSDAGELDRAYLAGMVFNNPQRLELLNSLVHPHVGTDFDVWAASHANKPYVLKEAALLFESESWRQLDEVITVSSPLELRIKRLLKRDTHRTEADIKAIMDRQLSEEEKMKRAQHIIYNDDKQLIIPQVLALHEQFSKAGA, encoded by the coding sequence ATGCTGAAGATAGGTATAACAGGTGGCATAGGCACAGGCAAAACGATCGTGAGCCGCCTGTTTGCCGTGCTCGGGGTGCCGGTGTATGATGCCGACACCCGCGCCAAATGGGTAATGCACCACAACCAGGCACTGCGGGAGGAACTGCTGAAGGCCTTTGGCCCGGCCACCTTCTCCGATGCCGGGGAGCTGGATCGCGCCTACCTGGCAGGCATGGTGTTTAACAACCCGCAGCGGCTGGAGCTGCTCAATAGCCTGGTGCACCCCCACGTAGGAACGGATTTTGACGTATGGGCAGCCTCGCATGCTAACAAGCCCTACGTGCTAAAGGAAGCCGCGCTGCTGTTTGAGTCGGAGTCGTGGAGGCAGCTGGATGAGGTGATCACCGTGTCCTCGCCGCTGGAGCTGCGCATCAAACGCCTGCTTAAACGCGACACCCACCGCACCGAGGCTGACATCAAGGCTATCATGGACCGCCAGCTGAGCGAGGAAGAGAAGATGAAACGCGCCCAGCACATTATCTACAACGACGATAAGCAACTCATCATCCCGCAGGTGCTTGCCCTGCATGAGCAGTTCTCTAAAGCAGGAGCCTAA
- a CDS encoding AsmA-like C-terminal region-containing protein, giving the protein MLFYGVAILVASLGLALALVYTYQDKIIELFVAEANKHIKTKVDVRQISLSLFEKFPQVAVTLDEVNVHEGLPESRESLARADKLYFTFSLWDVLRGQYSVKEFYMEQGEVYVKVLPDGSVNYEIIATDTTSSDNSGFSFDLESINLREVAVHYIDQQLKQSYEVNAHQLAAALAISPETIDIQAEGKATIHTIQIGTGEYFKGKQVNLSSALSINRQAQTIALQPSVVQVGEAAYEVGGGIAYGGVTELDLKVDGKNTNVQSLLSLLPQSMTEELSQYRSEGEVYFNGTVKGKSSGKHVPGINVSFGARDASFFHPDAKQRVENIFLKGSFTNGEKQNATSSVLELRELKGVLNGRPFKGNLKYSNFDNPHIAFDVQGMLDVGYVLGLAKMEQVRSGSGLADVRIAFSGNLNEFKARPGNSTLNTTGDITLHNVSLTLQEMPLPLSNLRGNFMFKRNDVAVSDFKGKLGESDFTVNGMFRNVMAWLILENQRLLVEADFKSQYLNFDQLLSEEQNTPEDARTGEGYKFNVSPNIAFDLSASIDRLRFRRFRGKNIQGEVKLRNQVVSTPNISFQAIGGNFAVRGNLDARTPNHIKVSTAAKLNSMSVDSLFYVFENFHQNFIEERHLRGLLTANIVSDVYFDSQLNPKTNLLQAEIEATVRNGQLISFPPMQKMSAFVKRTELANMHFAELHNSFWIQQGTIYIPEMDIRSNLSAAPVVSVSGTHTFDQKMDYRIKLPLFSKQRPDKDARFGTVAEDPDAGNSNLFLTLRGSERDFKIAYDDERVRQKIKTDLKQEGQELRDLLRGKKPKQKEKEVELQEGEYFDFN; this is encoded by the coding sequence GTGCTATTTTATGGAGTCGCTATTCTGGTAGCGTCCCTGGGCCTGGCATTGGCGCTGGTGTACACCTATCAGGACAAAATAATTGAGCTTTTTGTGGCGGAGGCGAACAAGCACATTAAAACCAAGGTGGATGTGCGGCAGATCTCACTCTCGCTTTTTGAAAAATTCCCACAGGTGGCCGTAACGCTGGACGAGGTGAACGTGCACGAGGGGCTGCCGGAGAGCCGGGAGTCGCTGGCGCGGGCCGACAAGCTATACTTTACCTTCAGCCTCTGGGACGTGCTGCGGGGGCAGTACAGCGTAAAAGAGTTTTACATGGAACAGGGCGAGGTGTACGTAAAAGTGCTGCCCGACGGGAGCGTGAATTACGAGATCATCGCCACTGACACCACCTCCTCTGATAACAGCGGTTTTTCCTTCGACCTGGAAAGCATAAACCTGCGCGAGGTGGCCGTGCATTACATCGACCAGCAGCTGAAGCAAAGCTACGAGGTAAACGCGCACCAGCTGGCCGCAGCCCTTGCCATCTCCCCTGAAACGATAGACATACAGGCCGAGGGGAAGGCCACCATCCATACCATCCAGATCGGCACGGGCGAGTACTTTAAAGGCAAACAGGTAAACCTGAGCTCGGCCCTAAGTATAAACCGGCAGGCGCAGACCATCGCACTGCAGCCCTCGGTGGTGCAGGTGGGGGAGGCAGCCTACGAGGTGGGCGGCGGCATTGCCTACGGCGGCGTAACGGAGCTGGACCTGAAAGTGGACGGCAAGAACACCAACGTCCAGTCGCTGCTCTCGCTGCTGCCCCAAAGTATGACCGAGGAATTGAGCCAGTACCGCAGCGAGGGCGAGGTGTACTTTAACGGCACTGTGAAAGGCAAATCCTCCGGCAAGCATGTGCCAGGTATAAACGTCAGTTTCGGCGCGCGTGATGCTTCGTTTTTTCATCCTGATGCAAAGCAGCGCGTGGAGAATATCTTCCTCAAAGGCAGTTTCACGAACGGGGAGAAGCAGAATGCCACCAGCTCGGTGCTGGAGCTCAGGGAACTGAAAGGCGTGCTGAACGGCAGACCTTTTAAAGGCAACCTGAAGTATAGCAACTTCGACAACCCGCACATTGCTTTTGATGTGCAGGGGATGCTGGACGTGGGCTACGTATTGGGGCTGGCGAAGATGGAGCAGGTGCGCAGCGGCAGCGGCCTGGCGGATGTGCGCATCGCTTTCTCCGGTAACCTTAACGAGTTTAAGGCACGCCCGGGCAACAGTACCCTCAACACCACCGGCGATATCACGCTGCACAACGTATCGCTGACGCTGCAGGAAATGCCGCTGCCGCTAAGCAACCTCAGGGGCAACTTCATGTTCAAGCGCAACGATGTGGCCGTATCGGACTTTAAAGGCAAGCTAGGTGAATCTGACTTTACCGTGAACGGGATGTTCCGAAATGTGATGGCCTGGCTGATCCTGGAGAACCAGCGCCTGCTGGTGGAAGCCGATTTCAAGAGCCAGTACCTGAACTTCGACCAGCTGCTGAGCGAGGAGCAGAACACGCCGGAGGATGCCCGCACCGGCGAGGGCTACAAGTTCAACGTGTCCCCGAACATCGCCTTCGACCTGAGCGCCTCCATTGACAGGCTGCGGTTCAGGAGGTTCAGGGGCAAGAACATCCAGGGGGAAGTAAAGCTGCGCAACCAGGTGGTTTCCACGCCTAACATCTCGTTTCAGGCTATCGGCGGTAATTTTGCCGTACGTGGTAACCTGGATGCCCGAACCCCTAACCACATCAAAGTAAGCACCGCCGCTAAGCTAAACAGCATGAGCGTGGACAGCCTGTTTTACGTGTTCGAGAACTTCCACCAGAACTTTATAGAGGAGCGGCACCTGCGCGGCCTGCTCACGGCCAACATAGTGTCGGATGTATACTTCGACAGTCAGCTCAACCCTAAGACAAACCTGCTGCAGGCCGAGATAGAGGCCACCGTGCGCAACGGGCAGCTGATCAGCTTCCCGCCCATGCAGAAGATGTCGGCGTTTGTGAAGCGCACCGAGCTGGCCAACATGCATTTTGCCGAGCTGCACAACTCGTTCTGGATACAGCAGGGCACCATCTATATACCGGAGATGGATATCCGCTCCAACCTGTCGGCGGCGCCGGTGGTGTCGGTGTCGGGCACCCATACGTTTGACCAGAAGATGGATTACAGGATAAAGCTGCCGCTCTTCAGCAAGCAGCGCCCCGATAAGGACGCCCGCTTCGGCACGGTGGCCGAAGACCCGGATGCCGGCAACAGCAACCTGTTTCTGACACTGAGAGGCAGTGAGCGTGACTTTAAAATCGCCTACGATGATGAGCGGGTGCGACAAAAGATCAAGACAGACCTGAAGCAGGAAGGGCAGGAACTACGCGACCTGCTGCGCGGAAAGAAGCCGAAGCAGAAAGAGAAGGAAGTGGAGTTGCAGGAAGGCGAGTATTTCGATTTTAATTAA
- a CDS encoding mechanosensitive ion channel family protein, with the protein MQELLNSEWLRQEFLGNTVAEYLTSAAILLFGLLFNTLLSRMLSGLVYKLGSRFWPEADLPEFRRLLVQPLEVLLFLVFLYFAFQVLDYPVQPQDLKAGDPFLKTFLLRTYQVFVIVALTWVLLRFADFVGLVFQHRTERAASKLNEQLVPFFKDFTKVLIVVFSFMAMLGSVFGVNVTGLVAGLGVGGLAVAFAAKESIENLLASFTIFLDKPFMAGDLVQVGEMIGTVEKVGFRSTRIRTLEKSFVTVPNKLMIDKPLDNLTLRTFRRAKFDIRLTYQTTSQQLRDITRDIQAYIDQHPRTNDDGRVRFLGLSPDAKDVMVLYFVDTMDWFDFIDIKEEINYRIVEIVENYGAEFALPTQRLYLQQPPEGAPQQPAERPYVGGTDLE; encoded by the coding sequence ATGCAAGAGTTGCTTAACAGCGAATGGCTCCGCCAGGAGTTCTTAGGGAATACCGTGGCGGAGTACCTTACTTCCGCAGCCATACTTTTATTCGGGCTTCTCTTCAACACGCTTCTGTCCAGGATGCTTTCGGGCCTGGTCTACAAGCTGGGAAGCCGGTTCTGGCCTGAGGCCGACCTGCCTGAGTTCCGCCGTCTGCTGGTGCAGCCGCTGGAGGTGCTGCTGTTCCTGGTATTTCTATACTTCGCTTTTCAGGTGCTGGATTACCCGGTGCAGCCGCAAGACCTGAAGGCCGGTGACCCGTTCCTGAAGACTTTCCTGCTCCGGACATACCAAGTGTTCGTGATCGTGGCGCTTACGTGGGTGCTGCTGCGCTTTGCCGACTTTGTGGGGCTTGTGTTTCAGCACCGCACCGAGCGGGCCGCTTCTAAGCTCAACGAGCAGCTGGTGCCCTTCTTCAAGGACTTCACCAAGGTGCTGATCGTTGTTTTCTCCTTTATGGCCATGCTGGGGTCGGTGTTCGGTGTAAACGTAACCGGGTTGGTGGCTGGCTTGGGTGTGGGCGGTTTGGCCGTTGCCTTTGCCGCCAAGGAAAGTATAGAGAATCTGCTGGCCTCCTTCACCATCTTCCTCGACAAGCCCTTCATGGCCGGCGACCTTGTGCAGGTGGGCGAGATGATCGGCACCGTGGAAAAAGTGGGCTTCCGGAGCACGCGCATCCGCACCCTGGAGAAGAGCTTCGTGACGGTGCCCAATAAGCTGATGATCGACAAGCCGCTCGATAACCTGACGCTGCGTACTTTCCGGCGAGCCAAGTTCGATATTCGCCTGACCTACCAGACCACCTCCCAGCAGCTCCGCGACATTACCCGCGACATACAGGCGTACATCGATCAGCACCCGCGCACGAACGACGATGGCCGTGTTCGCTTTCTGGGGCTGAGCCCTGACGCAAAGGATGTGATGGTGCTATACTTTGTGGACACCATGGATTGGTTCGACTTTATCGATATCAAAGAAGAAATCAACTACAGAATTGTGGAAATTGTGGAAAACTACGGGGCGGAGTTCGCCCTGCCTACGCAAAGGCTATACCTGCAGCAACCACCTGAGGGCGCGCCGCAACAGCCCGCAGAAAGGCCATACGTGGGAGGGACGGACCTCGAGTAA
- a CDS encoding Glu/Leu/Phe/Val dehydrogenase dimerization domain-containing protein translates to MKDLLAKFENKRPEIVFEWKDPETEAEGWVVINSLRGGAAGGGTRMRKGLDKHEVESLAKTMEVKFTVSGPAIGGAKSGINFDPADPRKRGVLERWYKAVIPLLKSYYGTGGDLNVDEIHEVIPITEDYGLWHPQEGVVNGHFNATEPQKINKIGQLRQGVVKVIEDPHFSPSTARKYTVADMITGYGVAEAVRHYYDIWGEQFEGKRAIIQGWGNVGAAAGYYLASKGVKIVGIIDRAGGVIKEAGYTFEEITDLFLNRQGNTLNPDTPGILTFEDTNRRIWDLPAEIFIPAAASRLVSRDQVERMIKSGMQVISCGANVPFQDPEIFFGPTGEYADRNLSVIPDFIANCGMARVFAYLMESEVEITDEAIFSDTSSIIRRALEKSHGKQMQKTEIAKTSFEIALSQLL, encoded by the coding sequence ATGAAAGACTTACTTGCCAAGTTTGAGAACAAAAGACCTGAGATAGTTTTTGAGTGGAAAGATCCTGAAACAGAGGCCGAAGGCTGGGTAGTGATCAACTCGCTGCGCGGGGGCGCGGCAGGTGGAGGCACCCGCATGCGCAAGGGCCTGGACAAGCACGAGGTGGAGTCGCTGGCGAAGACTATGGAGGTGAAGTTCACGGTCTCCGGCCCCGCCATTGGGGGCGCCAAGTCCGGCATCAACTTCGACCCTGCTGACCCACGCAAGCGCGGCGTGCTGGAGCGTTGGTACAAGGCCGTTATCCCGCTGCTAAAGAGCTACTACGGCACCGGCGGCGACCTGAACGTGGATGAGATACACGAGGTGATCCCGATTACGGAAGACTATGGCTTATGGCACCCGCAGGAGGGGGTGGTGAACGGTCACTTTAACGCCACCGAGCCACAAAAGATAAACAAGATCGGCCAGCTTCGTCAGGGCGTGGTCAAGGTGATCGAGGATCCGCACTTCTCCCCTTCCACGGCCCGCAAGTACACGGTTGCCGACATGATAACGGGATATGGCGTGGCGGAGGCCGTGCGCCACTACTACGACATCTGGGGAGAACAATTTGAAGGCAAGCGCGCCATTATACAGGGCTGGGGCAACGTGGGTGCAGCCGCAGGCTATTACCTGGCCTCCAAAGGCGTGAAGATCGTTGGCATTATAGACCGTGCCGGAGGCGTGATAAAGGAGGCTGGCTATACGTTCGAGGAAATCACGGACCTTTTCCTGAACCGACAGGGCAATACACTTAACCCGGACACACCGGGTATACTCACTTTCGAAGATACCAACCGTCGTATCTGGGACCTGCCGGCGGAGATCTTTATACCTGCCGCTGCCTCCAGGCTCGTTTCGCGCGACCAGGTGGAGCGGATGATTAAAAGTGGCATGCAGGTGATTTCCTGCGGCGCCAACGTGCCCTTCCAGGACCCGGAGATCTTCTTCGGCCCTACCGGCGAGTATGCCGACCGCAACCTCTCTGTTATCCCTGATTTTATCGCCAACTGCGGCATGGCCCGTGTGTTCGCCTACCTGATGGAGAGCGAGGTCGAAATCACGGACGAGGCTATCTTCAGCGACACCTCCAGCATCATCCGCAGGGCGCTGGAGAAATCGCATGGGAAGCAAATGCAGAAAACCGAGATCGCCAAAACAAGCTTTGAAATTGCCTTGAGCCAGTTGCTCTAA
- a CDS encoding anhydro-N-acetylmuramic acid kinase, whose protein sequence is MRQLGGIANVSYTRNGTRLAFDTSACNMLLNTLANRAGLSYDDNGALARSGTLQQDLLEALNRPAYFSAPAPKSLGKEWVMEHSLRSIEASDASVTDKLHTVCHHVAQQLQLALPTLHEGQHRVLLTGGGAFNGYLVEQIRQHLGPKYNVEVPAPEVVSFKEALIFAFLGVLRWRGEPNCLSSVTGASRTNVGGAIYLC, encoded by the coding sequence CTGCGTCAACTTGGGGGCATCGCCAATGTTTCTTACACCCGCAACGGCACCCGCCTGGCCTTTGACACGAGCGCCTGCAACATGCTGCTGAACACACTGGCCAACCGTGCAGGCCTTTCCTACGATGATAACGGCGCACTGGCCCGCTCCGGTACGTTGCAGCAGGATTTATTAGAGGCCCTTAACCGCCCCGCGTACTTCTCGGCACCGGCGCCCAAGTCGCTGGGCAAGGAATGGGTAATGGAGCACAGCCTGAGAAGCATAGAAGCAAGCGATGCCTCCGTTACCGATAAACTGCACACCGTTTGCCACCACGTTGCTCAGCAGTTGCAGCTGGCACTGCCGACGCTGCATGAGGGGCAACACCGTGTACTATTAACAGGTGGCGGAGCGTTTAACGGCTACCTGGTGGAGCAGATACGGCAGCACCTGGGCCCAAAGTACAACGTGGAGGTGCCGGCACCGGAGGTGGTCTCGTTCAAGGAGGCGCTGATATTCGCCTTCCTGGGCGTGCTGCGCTGGCGCGGCGAGCCCAACTGCCTCAGCAGCGTAACGGGCGCCAGCCGCACCAACGTGGGCGGGGCCATTTACCTCTGCTAA
- a CDS encoding anhydro-N-acetylmuramic acid kinase, which yields MDTSYHVIGLMSGTSLDGLDIAYCRFTYKSHNWIYEILNTTTLPYTDTLIDSLRGAETASGLKLVELDHAFGRFMGQQVHKFVQQHAIQPDFVASHGHTIFHQPEKHISLQLGHGAYLAASAQLPVVCNFRTLDIALGGQGPRWCPSAMNCCSASTTTASTWGHRQCFLHPQRHPPGL from the coding sequence ATGGATACTTCTTATCATGTAATCGGCTTAATGTCCGGGACGTCGCTCGACGGCCTCGATATTGCTTATTGTAGATTTACGTACAAATCTCATAATTGGATATATGAGATACTAAATACTACTACATTACCATATACTGATACTTTAATTGACTCTCTACGGGGTGCCGAGACCGCAAGCGGCCTGAAACTGGTGGAGCTGGACCATGCCTTCGGCAGGTTTATGGGCCAGCAGGTTCACAAGTTTGTACAACAACACGCAATACAGCCGGATTTTGTTGCTTCTCACGGACATACGATTTTCCACCAGCCCGAAAAGCACATCTCGCTGCAGTTGGGCCATGGCGCTTACCTGGCCGCAAGCGCGCAGCTACCCGTGGTCTGCAACTTCCGCACCCTCGACATTGCCCTGGGCGGGCAGGGGCCCCGCTGGTGCCCCTCGGCGATGAACTGCTGTTCGGCCAGTACGACTACTGCGTCAACTTGGGGGCATCGCCAATGTTTCTTACACCCGCAACGGCACCCGCCTGGCCTTTGA
- a CDS encoding ArsR/SmtB family transcription factor produces MKSLLSRVESKKIDKAAAMLKVLAHPKRLAIVDLLGKEDKMTVTEIYKQLDLPQAIASQHLITLKDKGVLSSFKVGTKIYYSLAIPKLIDVIDCLEECCIDI; encoded by the coding sequence ATGAAAAGTTTGTTGTCAAGAGTTGAATCGAAGAAGATAGATAAGGCGGCAGCCATGCTGAAGGTATTGGCACACCCCAAAAGACTGGCGATTGTGGATTTGCTCGGAAAAGAGGATAAAATGACTGTTACAGAGATATATAAGCAGTTAGACCTTCCCCAGGCCATCGCATCGCAGCACCTCATTACACTCAAAGACAAGGGCGTGCTCTCGTCCTTTAAAGTGGGAACCAAGATCTATTACTCCCTGGCTATCCCCAAATTGATCGACGTGATCGATTGCCTGGAAGAATGCTGCATTGATATATAA
- the hemA gene encoding glutamyl-tRNA reductase — translation MLQNFKAISLSYKKAPLDIRELIALDESSCRLFLQTLKGFIQASDILVLSTCNRTEVYYNADIDYSKEIVKLLGITKGIENISQYFDYFTILSEHDDAVQHLFDVSMGLESQVVGDMQISNQVKMAYQWSADNETAGPFLHRLMHTIFFTNKRVVQETSFRDGAASTSYAAIELIEELTADITDPSILVVGLGEIGADVCRNLKDLGFKNVKISNRTKAKAQALAEECHMEILPFEEIVQGMKEADVIISSVARETPFFTKEMVKRLDILTYKFFIDLAVPRSVEADLESIPGVLVYNIDTIQNKASEALQRRINSVPKVKEIVTESIDQFNDWSKEMMVSPTIHRLKSALETIRQEEIARYVKKLGPKETKLVDSITKSMMQKIIKLPVLQLKAACKRGEAETLIDLLNDLFNLENQPVSEDQKTE, via the coding sequence ATGCTTCAGAACTTTAAAGCAATCAGCCTGTCGTATAAGAAAGCGCCGCTGGATATCAGGGAGCTGATTGCCTTAGATGAATCCTCCTGCAGGCTTTTCCTACAGACGCTCAAGGGCTTTATACAGGCTTCTGACATCCTGGTCCTGTCCACCTGCAACCGCACCGAAGTATACTACAACGCCGATATCGACTACAGCAAGGAGATCGTCAAGCTTTTGGGCATCACCAAGGGCATCGAGAACATCTCCCAGTACTTCGACTATTTCACCATCCTGAGCGAGCACGACGATGCCGTGCAGCACCTTTTCGACGTGTCGATGGGGCTGGAGTCGCAGGTGGTGGGCGATATGCAGATCTCGAACCAGGTGAAGATGGCCTACCAGTGGAGCGCCGACAACGAAACCGCCGGCCCGTTCCTCCACCGCCTGATGCACACGATCTTCTTCACCAACAAGCGCGTGGTGCAGGAGACCTCTTTCCGGGACGGTGCTGCCTCTACCTCTTACGCCGCGATCGAGCTGATCGAGGAGCTGACCGCTGACATCACCGACCCAAGTATACTGGTGGTAGGTTTGGGCGAGATTGGCGCCGATGTGTGCCGCAACCTGAAAGACCTGGGCTTTAAGAACGTAAAGATCTCGAACCGCACCAAGGCAAAGGCGCAGGCCCTGGCCGAAGAGTGCCACATGGAGATCCTGCCTTTCGAGGAGATCGTGCAGGGCATGAAGGAGGCCGATGTGATCATCTCTTCCGTAGCCCGCGAGACGCCGTTTTTTACCAAGGAAATGGTGAAGCGCTTGGACATCCTTACCTATAAGTTCTTTATCGATCTGGCTGTACCGCGCAGTGTGGAAGCCGACCTGGAAAGTATACCGGGCGTGCTGGTGTATAACATCGATACCATTCAAAACAAAGCTTCCGAGGCGCTGCAGCGCCGCATCAACTCGGTGCCGAAAGTAAAGGAGATTGTGACGGAGTCGATTGACCAGTTCAACGACTGGTCGAAGGAGATGATGGTGTCGCCGACAATCCACCGCCTAAAGAGCGCACTGGAAACGATACGGCAGGAGGAAATAGCCCGCTACGTGAAGAAACTGGGGCCGAAAGAGACAAAGTTAGTAGACAGCATCACCAAGTCGATGATGCAAAAAATTATAAAGCTGCCGGTACTGCAACTGAAAGCCGCTTGCAAGCGCGGGGAGGCTGAAACCCTCATCGACCTGCTCAATGACCTCTTTAATTTGGAGAATCAGCCGGTGAGTGAGGACCAAAAAACTGAGTAA